Proteins encoded together in one Anaerolineae bacterium window:
- a CDS encoding glutamine--tRNA ligase/YqeY domain fusion protein: MEATKAERTETVEVTRPARPSHFIRDIIEEDLRTNKWGGRVHTRFPPEPNGYLHIGHAKSICLNFGLAQEYGGLCNLRFDDTNPTKEDIEYVQSIQEDVRWLGFDWEDRLYYASDYFEQLYQYAVQLIKMGKAYVCDLSAEEIKAYRGTLTEPGKESPYRNRSVEENLDLFERMRAGEFPDGSRTLRAKIDMASGNLNMRDPVIYRILHATHHRTGDKWCIYPMYDFAHPLSDAIEGITHSICTLEFEDHRPLYDWFLDQLGIYHPQQIEFARLNLSYTVLSKRKLLRLVQEGHVTGWDDPRMPTIAGMRRRGYTPEAIRDFCERIGVAKKNSIVDIALLEHCVREDLNKRAPRVMAVLRPLRVVIDNYPEGLVEEMEAVNNPEDLSMGTRKVPFSRVLYIERDDFREDPPKQFYRLAPGREVRLRYAYFIKCVDVVKDPQTGEVVELHCTYDPATRGGNAPDGRKVKATLHWVSAAHAIPAEVRLYDRLFTVEDPDNAEEGKDFMAYLNPKSLEVLAPCWVEPSLANAAPGSRYQFERLGYFCVDLVDSKPGRLVFNRTVTLKDEWAKIESKLEKAGSLSASEGLSS; this comes from the coding sequence ATGGAGGCGACGAAAGCGGAGAGAACCGAGACGGTGGAGGTGACGAGGCCCGCTCGTCCCTCTCATTTCATCCGAGACATCATTGAGGAAGACTTGCGGACCAACAAATGGGGGGGGCGCGTGCATACGCGGTTTCCGCCTGAGCCCAATGGTTACCTGCACATCGGACATGCCAAGTCCATCTGCCTCAATTTCGGCCTAGCGCAGGAATACGGCGGCCTCTGTAACTTACGGTTTGACGACACCAATCCCACGAAAGAGGACATCGAGTACGTGCAATCCATCCAAGAGGATGTGCGCTGGCTGGGGTTCGATTGGGAAGATCGGCTGTACTACGCGTCAGATTACTTCGAACAGCTCTACCAGTATGCTGTGCAACTGATCAAAATGGGCAAGGCCTATGTCTGCGACCTGAGCGCGGAGGAGATCAAAGCGTACCGCGGCACCCTGACCGAACCGGGTAAAGAGAGCCCATATCGGAACCGCTCCGTCGAGGAAAACCTGGATCTGTTCGAGCGCATGCGGGCTGGCGAGTTCCCCGATGGCTCGCGCACGCTGCGGGCCAAGATCGACATGGCATCGGGCAACCTGAACATGCGAGATCCGGTGATTTATCGCATCCTCCACGCCACCCATCACCGGACCGGCGACAAGTGGTGCATTTACCCGATGTATGATTTCGCCCATCCCCTTAGTGATGCGATCGAGGGGATCACCCACTCGATTTGCACGCTGGAGTTCGAGGACCATCGCCCCCTGTACGATTGGTTCCTCGACCAATTGGGGATCTACCATCCGCAGCAGATCGAGTTCGCCCGACTCAACCTCAGCTATACCGTACTCAGCAAGCGAAAGCTCCTGCGGCTAGTGCAGGAGGGACACGTGACCGGGTGGGATGACCCCCGGATGCCGACCATTGCCGGGATGCGTCGGCGTGGCTACACGCCAGAGGCGATTCGCGACTTCTGTGAGCGCATCGGCGTGGCCAAGAAAAACAGCATCGTGGACATCGCCCTACTGGAGCACTGCGTCCGGGAGGACCTCAACAAGCGCGCCCCGCGGGTAATGGCCGTCCTGCGCCCGCTGCGCGTGGTCATCGACAATTATCCAGAAGGCCTGGTCGAGGAAATGGAGGCCGTGAATAATCCGGAAGACCTCAGTATGGGGACGCGCAAGGTACCCTTCTCGCGAGTGCTCTATATCGAACGGGATGACTTCCGAGAGGATCCGCCCAAGCAATTCTACCGGCTGGCTCCCGGCCGCGAGGTGCGGCTGCGGTACGCTTATTTCATCAAGTGTGTGGACGTGGTGAAAGACCCACAAACCGGCGAGGTTGTCGAGCTGCATTGCACGTACGATCCGGCGACGCGTGGCGGAAACGCGCCAGATGGCCGCAAGGTCAAGGCGACGTTACATTGGGTCTCCGCAGCCCACGCGATCCCCGCCGAGGTGCGCCTCTACGACCGTCTCTTCACAGTCGAAGACCCTGACAACGCGGAGGAGGGCAAAGACTTTATGGCTTATCTGAACCCGAAGTCGTTGGAGGTGCTGGCGCCGTGCTGGGTCGAGCCGAGCTTGGCCAACGCGGCGCCGGGCAGCCGTTATCAATTCGAGCGGCTCGGCTACTTCTGCGTGGACTTGGTGGACTCCAAGCCAGGGAGGCTCGTGTTCAATCGGACAGTAACGCTCAAAGATGAATGGGCCAAGATCGAAAGCAAGCTTGAGAAAGCAGGCAGCTTATCCGCATCAGAAGGGCTCAGCTCATGA
- the gltX gene encoding glutamate--tRNA ligase, with amino-acid sequence MTSQPVRVRMAPSPTGYFHLGSARTALFNWLYARHTGGRFILRIEDTDRTRYHPEALADILASLRWLSLDWDEGPEVGGDYGPYFQSQRLPIYQEYARKLVAEGHAYYCYCSEERLTALREEQRKRKQPIGYDRHCRHLTAAQRAEYEAQGIVPVIRLKVPDEGEITFHDLIRGEITVDVRTLDDLVLLKSDGFPTYHLANVVDDHLMEITHILRGDEWLSSVPRHILLYRAFGWEPPAMAHLPLLLDPSGKGKMSKRKPVVDGVEYPTLIRDFRQEGYLPEAMFNFLALLGWSYDPANDLFTREQAIERFDIVDINPKPSVVSYSKLEWMNGVYIRQLSIEELTRRLVPFLAKGLGLTDEEVACHPGLPVLVPAIQERLKKLSDAAELVDFAFREPGEYDPQRLIGQKMTAAESLEALRAAREALATLPEFAEGPMETALRELAERLGVKAGALFGILRVAITGKQVAPPLFASIVAVGRERTLARCDRAIRLLEQLL; translated from the coding sequence ATGACATCCCAACCTGTGCGCGTGCGGATGGCGCCTAGCCCTACCGGCTATTTCCACTTAGGCTCGGCGCGTACCGCGCTCTTCAACTGGTTGTACGCCCGCCACACTGGCGGCCGCTTTATCCTGCGCATTGAGGATACCGACCGCACTCGTTATCATCCGGAGGCCCTTGCCGATATCCTCGCCTCGCTGCGCTGGCTAAGTCTAGATTGGGATGAAGGTCCTGAGGTGGGCGGCGACTATGGTCCCTACTTCCAGTCGCAGCGCCTCCCGATTTACCAGGAATACGCTCGCAAGCTAGTAGCCGAGGGGCACGCTTACTACTGCTATTGCTCAGAAGAGCGGCTGACCGCGCTACGGGAGGAGCAGCGTAAACGCAAGCAGCCCATTGGCTATGACCGCCACTGCCGGCATCTGACGGCTGCCCAGCGCGCCGAGTACGAAGCGCAGGGCATCGTTCCCGTGATCCGCCTGAAGGTGCCCGACGAGGGCGAGATCACCTTTCACGACCTGATCCGGGGCGAGATCACTGTGGATGTGCGCACCCTAGATGACCTGGTGTTACTCAAATCCGACGGCTTCCCCACCTATCACTTGGCCAATGTAGTGGACGATCACTTGATGGAGATCACGCATATCCTGCGTGGGGATGAATGGCTGTCGTCGGTGCCCCGCCACATCCTGCTCTACCGGGCGTTCGGCTGGGAGCCGCCGGCGATGGCCCACCTGCCCTTGCTGCTCGATCCCAGCGGCAAGGGCAAAATGTCCAAGCGCAAGCCAGTGGTGGACGGCGTAGAATACCCCACGTTGATCCGAGACTTCCGCCAGGAAGGCTATCTGCCCGAGGCGATGTTTAACTTCCTGGCCTTGCTGGGATGGTCCTACGATCCTGCCAACGACCTCTTCACGCGAGAGCAGGCGATCGAGCGCTTCGACATCGTGGATATCAATCCGAAGCCGTCAGTGGTATCGTACAGCAAGCTGGAGTGGATGAACGGCGTGTACATCCGCCAGCTCTCTATCGAGGAGCTAACCCGTCGCCTGGTGCCGTTCCTGGCCAAGGGATTGGGTCTGACTGACGAGGAAGTCGCATGCCATCCAGGGCTGCCAGTGCTGGTGCCAGCGATCCAAGAGCGCCTCAAGAAGCTGTCCGATGCGGCCGAGTTGGTGGATTTCGCGTTCCGGGAGCCCGGCGAATATGACCCGCAAAGGCTGATCGGGCAGAAGATGACGGCGGCCGAATCGTTGGAAGCGCTGCGGGCGGCGCGGGAGGCCCTGGCTACGTTGCCGGAGTTCGCTGAAGGGCCGATGGAGACGGCGCTGCGTGAGCTGGCCGAACGCCTTGGCGTGAAGGCAGGGGCCCTGTTTGGCATCCTGCGCGTGGCTATCACAGGCAAACAGGTAGCGCCGCCGCTCTTCGCTAGCATCGTGGCCGTGGGACGTGAGCGCACCCTGGCCCGCTGTGACCGGGCGATCCGGCTATTAGAGCAACTGCTGTGA
- a CDS encoding PIN domain-containing protein — MIFVVDASVHLNALNPAEASSTESQALLKWLFGEPWLVVSPTLLLIEVVTAVARVFDDPTRGLAVAEAVRGLPGQVWVSLDENLAREAARLAAEHQLRGADGVYAAVAHWYGAALITLDRQQLERLHPKLLVLTPAEALARLEQQALK; from the coding sequence GTGATCTTTGTCGTAGACGCCAGCGTCCACTTGAACGCATTGAACCCTGCCGAGGCCAGTTCAACGGAGAGCCAGGCGTTGCTGAAGTGGCTCTTCGGTGAGCCCTGGCTCGTTGTCTCCCCGACGCTCCTCCTGATAGAGGTGGTCACGGCTGTGGCTCGGGTCTTCGACGACCCGACGCGAGGGCTGGCCGTAGCGGAGGCCGTTCGCGGCCTGCCGGGCCAGGTCTGGGTGTCATTGGACGAGAACCTAGCAAGGGAGGCTGCTCGGCTGGCAGCGGAACACCAGCTGCGAGGGGCGGATGGCGTCTACGCGGCGGTAGCCCATTGGTACGGGGCCGCTCTGATCACCCTGGATCGGCAGCAGTTGGAACGGCTGCACCCCAAGCTGTTAGTCCTCACCCCGGCCGAGGCCTTGGCTCGGCTGGAACAGCAAGCGCTAAAATAA